A portion of the Chryseobacterium tructae genome contains these proteins:
- a CDS encoding YdcF family protein encodes MLKIIIKYILIAGLSWFIIHSLYITYDGFTNSKQKADLAVVFGNKVNEDGTLSPRLKARLDKSIELYQKKQIKEILVSGGLGKEGYWEGTEMKHYLVKNNVPTEKIIGDNFGDNTEKTVINTIKITDSLKYNRIISVSQFYHQTRIKKLFKEHGFKNIESSSPVYFEIRDFYSVFREFFAYYI; translated from the coding sequence ATGTTGAAAATTATCATCAAATATATTCTCATTGCAGGGCTTTCCTGGTTTATTATTCATTCTTTGTATATTACTTATGATGGATTTACAAATTCCAAACAGAAAGCAGATCTTGCAGTGGTCTTCGGGAATAAAGTAAACGAGGACGGAACACTTTCTCCACGATTAAAAGCAAGATTAGATAAAAGCATTGAACTCTATCAGAAAAAACAAATCAAAGAGATCTTGGTAAGTGGTGGTTTGGGTAAAGAAGGCTATTGGGAAGGCACAGAAATGAAACACTATCTGGTTAAAAACAATGTTCCAACAGAAAAGATCATTGGGGATAACTTTGGGGATAACACAGAAAAGACAGTTATCAACACCATTAAAATCACTGATAGTCTAAAATATAACAGGATAATTTCCGTATCACAGTTTTATCATCAGACCCGAATTAAAAAATTGTTCAAAGAACATGGTTTCAAAAATATTGAAAGTTCAAGTCCTGTCTATTTTGAAATAAGAGACTTCTATTCGGTTTTCAGAGAGTTTTTCGCTTATTATATATAA
- a CDS encoding Crp/Fnr family transcriptional regulator translates to MTQAIKEKLAKTLQISVERVEEFLEICYIVNYDKSKMIEPKNGGFDRLGFILNGAVRIYYINEKGEDISYLLQVNDDVIGDYASYITGKKSSAVIQTLLKTEVLYFDKKDVETLIQKDIFWLGLAKHISDLAFLDAKQRLDELFFYTPEERYLNLLKKSPEILNKIPQKYISSYLGITPQSLSRIRKRIY, encoded by the coding sequence TCAGTGGAGCGTGTGGAGGAATTTTTAGAAATTTGTTACATCGTGAATTATGATAAAAGCAAAATGATAGAACCTAAAAATGGGGGTTTTGACCGTTTGGGGTTCATTTTGAACGGCGCCGTCCGGATTTATTACATCAATGAAAAAGGCGAAGATATCAGCTATCTTTTACAAGTGAATGATGATGTTATTGGCGATTATGCAAGCTACATCACTGGAAAAAAGTCTTCGGCAGTGATACAAACTCTTTTAAAAACAGAAGTTTTATATTTTGATAAAAAAGATGTTGAGACATTAATTCAGAAAGATATCTTTTGGCTTGGATTAGCAAAACATATATCTGATTTAGCGTTTTTGGATGCGAAGCAAAGGCTAGATGAATTGTTTTTTTATACCCCTGAAGAACGTTATCTCAATCTCTTGAAAAAATCACCCGAGATTCTGAACAAAATTCCACAGAAATATATTTCGTCTTATTTAGGAATTACGCCACAATCACTGAGCAGAATCCGGAAAAGAATTTACTAA
- a CDS encoding glycosyltransferase family 4 protein gives MKKKILIDLERLRYPNSGIANVFRNLAKGLQEGNSKFEMFFFGKKEQLEKIEPTPNCVYWNKTHRFFERFSGEFDLIHVSHQLSSYFHRNYKDTVKIVTLHDLNFLYENLTDFKKRKMLGKVRSNVKNADYIVCISEYAKQDFIQNKKLFTFTKLKDVVVIHNGIHLPEHREYQLGKYNYLKDKKYILNIGVLFNKKNQLTLVEMLPYIEEDLVLIASDEKSSYADEVRKRIKELHLEQRVHFLKNLSEEEKYAVIQHSEAMCHPSIAEGFGIPPIEAMAFGKPVFLSKYTSLPEIGGDAAFYFDSFEPKSMAKLFHDKINLYRSHEKEMSQEIKNWTEQYSYTAMSNNYLKFYESVLKKN, from the coding sequence ATGAAGAAAAAAATCTTAATTGATCTCGAACGTCTAAGATACCCCAATTCAGGAATAGCTAATGTATTTAGAAACCTCGCAAAAGGATTACAAGAGGGGAATTCTAAGTTTGAAATGTTTTTTTTCGGTAAAAAAGAACAGCTTGAAAAAATCGAGCCTACACCGAATTGTGTTTACTGGAACAAAACACATCGTTTTTTTGAGCGTTTCAGTGGAGAATTTGACCTTATCCATGTGAGCCACCAGCTATCCTCTTATTTTCATAGAAATTATAAAGATACGGTAAAGATTGTTACTCTTCATGACCTGAATTTTTTATACGAAAATCTTACCGACTTCAAAAAAAGAAAGATGTTGGGGAAAGTGAGAAGTAATGTGAAAAATGCTGATTACATTGTCTGTATTTCAGAATACGCAAAACAGGATTTTATTCAGAATAAGAAACTTTTTACTTTTACTAAGCTTAAAGATGTCGTTGTCATTCACAATGGTATTCATCTTCCAGAGCATAGAGAATATCAGCTAGGAAAATACAATTATTTAAAAGACAAAAAATATATTTTAAATATCGGAGTACTTTTCAATAAAAAAAATCAGCTGACTTTGGTTGAAATGCTTCCTTATATTGAAGAAGATCTAGTACTTATCGCCTCAGATGAAAAGTCATCTTATGCGGATGAAGTAAGAAAAAGAATCAAAGAATTACATCTGGAACAAAGAGTTCATTTTCTTAAAAACCTTTCAGAGGAAGAAAAATATGCCGTGATTCAGCATTCGGAAGCGATGTGTCATCCTTCTATTGCTGAAGGTTTTGGAATTCCGCCTATTGAAGCCATGGCTTTTGGTAAGCCTGTTTTCCTTTCGAAATACACGAGCCTTCCGGAAATTGGTGGTGATGCCGCTTTTTATTTTGACAGTTTTGAACCGAAATCAATGGCTAAGCTATTTCATGATAAAATAAATCTTTATCGCAGCCATGAAAAAGAAATGAGTCAGGAAATAAAAAATTGGACAGAGCAATATAGTTATACCGCAATGTCCAATAATTATCTTAAGTTTTATGAATCTGTTCTGAAGAAAAATTAA
- the rocD gene encoding ornithine--oxo-acid transaminase, with protein sequence MSTAETTKNSQYFIDLEDKHGAHNYHPLPVVLDRGEGVFVWDVEGKRYYDFLSAYSAVNQGHSHPKIVEALVEQAKKLALTSRAFYNSKLGEYEQKITTLFGFDKVLPMNSGAEAVETAVKLARKWSYEVKGIAENAAKIIVCENNFHGRTTTIVSFSNDPDANQNYGPFTPGFIKIPYNDLTALEEILTREAGNIAAFLVEPIQGEAGVYVPDENFLKNASELCKKHNVLFIADEVQTGIARTGKLIACHHENVQPDILILGKALSGGMYPVSAVLANDEIMNVIKPGQHGSTFGGNPIACAVAVAALDVVADEKLSERAEELGQLFRAEINKLIEKTGLITKVRGKGLLNAILINDTPESSTAWNLCLQLKENGLLAKPTHGNIIRLAPPLVITEEQLMDCVKIIEKTILEYKA encoded by the coding sequence ATGTCAACAGCAGAAACAACAAAAAACTCACAGTACTTTATTGACCTTGAAGACAAACATGGAGCGCATAACTATCACCCTCTACCAGTAGTTCTGGATCGCGGAGAAGGTGTTTTCGTTTGGGACGTAGAGGGAAAAAGGTATTATGATTTTCTTTCAGCATATTCTGCTGTCAACCAAGGGCATTCACACCCTAAAATTGTAGAAGCACTAGTAGAGCAGGCAAAAAAATTAGCTTTAACGTCAAGAGCATTCTACAACTCTAAGTTGGGAGAATATGAGCAGAAGATCACTACTCTTTTCGGATTTGATAAAGTATTACCTATGAATTCTGGAGCTGAAGCTGTAGAAACAGCGGTAAAGCTTGCCAGAAAATGGAGCTATGAAGTAAAAGGTATTGCGGAAAATGCTGCAAAAATTATCGTTTGTGAAAATAACTTTCACGGAAGAACCACTACCATCGTTTCTTTCTCTAATGATCCGGATGCTAACCAAAACTATGGCCCTTTTACTCCAGGATTTATCAAAATTCCTTACAATGATCTTACCGCATTGGAAGAAATACTTACCAGAGAAGCAGGAAACATTGCTGCCTTCCTTGTAGAGCCTATTCAGGGTGAAGCTGGTGTGTATGTTCCGGATGAAAACTTCCTTAAAAATGCATCCGAATTGTGTAAGAAACACAATGTTCTTTTCATTGCCGATGAAGTACAGACAGGGATTGCAAGAACAGGAAAACTGATCGCTTGTCATCACGAAAATGTACAGCCGGATATTCTAATCCTTGGAAAAGCACTTTCAGGAGGTATGTATCCAGTATCCGCAGTTTTGGCTAATGATGAGATCATGAATGTTATTAAACCAGGTCAACACGGTTCTACATTTGGTGGAAACCCGATTGCCTGTGCAGTAGCTGTAGCCGCATTAGATGTAGTAGCTGATGAAAAATTATCGGAAAGAGCAGAAGAACTTGGACAGCTTTTCAGAGCCGAGATCAATAAGCTGATAGAAAAAACAGGTCTTATTACAAAGGTAAGAGGAAAAGGACTTCTGAATGCAATTCTAATTAATGATACTCCGGAAAGCTCTACAGCATGGAATCTTTGTTTACAATTAAAAGAAAACGGATTACTGGCAAAACCAACACATGGGAACATCATCAGATTAGCACCACCATTGGTAATTACTGAAGAGCAATTAATGGATTGTGTAAAAATTATTGAGAAAACTATTCTGGAATATAAAGCTTAA
- a CDS encoding FAD-dependent monooxygenase, translated as MKIAIIGGGIGGLTTALALQKNNLDITIYESAPEIKPVGAGIIMANNAMQVFDKLGIRHKIEKAGHKISTINITDPQLKTLSNVQLSKFEHKYGVYNIAIHRGDLQMILAEEIGFENIELSKRLSKIEQENGYKLTFEDGTITNADVVIGADGIKSVVRHQILNMGKTRSSQQKCWRGVDEFDWTAKYDHQAYEAWGKGKRFGFVRINDQKVYWYAVVNENLVKNPNTLTELFAEFNPEVPKMISETPKEKIFVSDIIDLEPIFQWQKDRVCLIGDAAHATTPNMGQGACQAIEDAYILGKLFGEGMNVDEVFIQYEKLRMKKAHYIVNTSSTIGKVSHYENRLVIWLRNTLLKATPNSINEKQMEKVFDISY; from the coding sequence ATGAAAATAGCAATTATCGGTGGTGGAATTGGTGGCTTGACAACAGCTTTGGCCCTGCAAAAAAATAATCTGGACATTACCATTTACGAAAGTGCACCCGAGATAAAACCTGTCGGTGCTGGAATTATCATGGCCAATAATGCAATGCAGGTTTTTGACAAACTTGGCATTCGCCACAAAATCGAAAAAGCAGGTCACAAAATTTCAACGATTAACATTACTGATCCCCAGCTCAAAACCTTATCGAATGTACAACTGAGCAAATTCGAACATAAATATGGAGTATATAACATTGCCATTCATCGTGGCGATTTGCAGATGATTCTGGCTGAGGAAATTGGTTTTGAAAATATTGAACTTTCTAAGCGCTTATCCAAAATCGAACAGGAAAATGGCTACAAACTCACTTTTGAAGATGGAACTATCACTAATGCAGACGTTGTCATTGGTGCAGATGGAATTAAATCGGTAGTTCGGCATCAGATTTTAAACATGGGAAAAACAAGATCTTCCCAACAAAAATGCTGGCGTGGTGTTGACGAATTCGATTGGACAGCAAAATACGATCATCAAGCCTATGAAGCTTGGGGAAAAGGCAAACGCTTCGGTTTCGTGAGAATTAATGACCAAAAAGTATATTGGTACGCTGTGGTGAACGAGAACTTGGTTAAAAATCCGAATACTCTTACAGAACTTTTTGCCGAGTTTAATCCAGAAGTCCCCAAAATGATTTCCGAGACTCCTAAAGAAAAAATATTTGTTAGCGACATTATCGATTTGGAACCGATTTTTCAATGGCAAAAAGATCGCGTTTGTTTGATTGGTGATGCCGCGCATGCAACCACTCCTAATATGGGGCAAGGTGCTTGCCAGGCCATTGAAGATGCCTACATTCTCGGAAAGCTTTTTGGTGAAGGAATGAATGTGGATGAAGTTTTCATACAATACGAAAAGCTGCGTATGAAAAAAGCGCATTATATCGTTAACACGAGTTCAACCATTGGTAAAGTGTCTCATTATGAAAACAGGTTGGTAATTTGGCTTCGAAATACTTTATTAAAAGCAACGCCTAATTCCATCAACGAAAAGCAAATGGAAAAAGTGTTTGATATTTCGTACTAG